One stretch of Rhodoflexus caldus DNA includes these proteins:
- a CDS encoding DUF349 domain-containing protein: MDSLTTFGYTKDGKVFLKGYFDFPDREIGLVKESEEASLQYFIKRFELAESKVAELAEAIQNTTNKGSYLMKLVHMRTYLAEFNGLGDFPSLFRKLDELEAEIRSYIHENRIKNHEIKTNLLKEAEVLSQGTNWNVFTKKFKELKLRWIKTGSTFENEEESFNKAFDNYYNTFFERKNQFFEQRKALLESRRIRYEEILAEMARINAEMPENAQQEITRLQKQWKVVGKINARFFKELTKKMHAEVKIFNEKLKRLQERINANPIERKKELCEKVEGMLRTDEPLQIALVKSIQAEWKRLGKLKHPMDKDYNTRFKIACNEIFETFFLDQTAKTKYEHFSEKTRFEQLKIKIRLLKDSIKEDEFVLNQLNARDGYSANRRSGDSEGSSIDMEKLNQINKLKTKQRILKKLQSQLMSNY; encoded by the coding sequence ATGGACTCATTAACTACATTCGGCTATACCAAAGACGGTAAAGTTTTTTTAAAAGGGTATTTTGATTTTCCTGACCGCGAAATCGGACTGGTAAAAGAAAGTGAAGAAGCCAGCCTTCAGTATTTCATTAAGCGTTTTGAGCTTGCCGAAAGTAAAGTAGCAGAACTTGCCGAAGCCATTCAAAACACTACCAACAAAGGTTCTTACCTGATGAAACTTGTTCACATGAGAACCTATTTGGCCGAGTTTAACGGCTTAGGCGATTTTCCTTCGCTGTTTCGCAAGTTAGACGAACTTGAAGCCGAAATCAGGTCTTACATCCACGAAAACCGGATTAAAAATCACGAAATCAAAACCAACCTGCTCAAAGAAGCAGAAGTACTCAGCCAAGGCACCAACTGGAACGTTTTCACCAAGAAGTTCAAAGAACTTAAACTGCGCTGGATTAAGACAGGAAGCACATTCGAGAACGAAGAAGAAAGTTTCAATAAGGCCTTTGACAATTATTACAACACCTTTTTTGAGCGAAAAAATCAGTTCTTTGAACAGCGTAAAGCACTTCTGGAAAGCAGAAGAATACGCTATGAAGAAATTCTTGCAGAAATGGCAAGAATAAATGCCGAAATGCCCGAAAATGCGCAACAAGAAATTACGCGCCTGCAAAAGCAGTGGAAGGTTGTCGGAAAAATCAATGCCCGCTTTTTCAAGGAGCTCACCAAAAAGATGCACGCAGAAGTAAAAATTTTCAACGAAAAATTAAAACGTCTGCAAGAACGCATCAATGCAAACCCCATTGAGCGCAAAAAAGAACTCTGCGAAAAGGTTGAAGGCATGTTGCGCACCGACGAACCATTGCAAATAGCACTGGTAAAAAGCATACAGGCAGAATGGAAGCGATTAGGCAAACTCAAACATCCGATGGACAAAGATTACAATACACGCTTCAAAATAGCATGTAACGAAATCTTTGAAACGTTTTTCCTTGACCAAACTGCCAAAACCAAGTATGAGCATTTCAGCGAGAAAACGCGCTTCGAGCAATTGAAGATAAAAATCCGCTTGTTGAAAGATTCCATCAAAGAAGATGAATTTGTGCTGAACCAGTTGAACGCACGCGACGGTTACTCTGCCAACCGCCGCTCGGGAGACAGCGAAGGAAGTTCCATTGACATGGAAAAGTTGAATCAGATTAACAAACTGAAAACCAAGCAGCGGATACTGAAAAAACTGCAATCGCAGTTGATGTCAAACTACTGA
- a CDS encoding SDR family oxidoreductase gives MKYTEPMLKEGAMQGKTILVTGGGTGLGRSMSKYFLELGANVVIASRKLDVLQAAADELQAETGGQVLAVECDVRNYTDVEKTLAATLKRFGSINGLLNNAAGNFISPTERLSHKAFDTIVGIVLQGSYNCTLAIGKHWIEQKQPGTILNIVTTYAWTGSGYVVPSACAKAGVLAMTRSLAVEWAKYNIRSNAIAPGPFPTKGAWDRLFPPALQDKMDVSKKVPLKRVGDHQELANLAAYLMSDYSAYINGEVVTIDGGEWLNGAGEFNFLEQLPGEMWDQIERMVRGAGKSQ, from the coding sequence ATGAAATACACAGAACCAATGCTCAAAGAAGGAGCTATGCAAGGTAAAACCATTCTTGTTACCGGAGGCGGAACAGGATTGGGACGTTCTATGAGCAAATATTTTCTGGAACTCGGCGCTAACGTAGTCATTGCCAGCCGCAAATTGGATGTTTTGCAGGCCGCTGCCGATGAATTACAGGCCGAAACAGGCGGTCAGGTGCTTGCCGTAGAGTGCGACGTGCGCAACTATACCGACGTGGAAAAAACACTTGCTGCCACCTTGAAGCGATTCGGCAGTATCAACGGATTGCTTAACAATGCCGCAGGCAACTTCATTAGCCCTACCGAGCGACTTTCGCACAAGGCCTTTGATACAATTGTAGGGATTGTTTTACAGGGAAGTTACAACTGCACCCTTGCCATTGGCAAGCACTGGATTGAGCAAAAGCAACCGGGCACTATACTCAATATTGTTACAACCTACGCATGGACAGGCTCGGGTTATGTAGTGCCTTCGGCTTGTGCCAAAGCAGGCGTATTGGCTATGACGCGCTCTCTGGCCGTAGAATGGGCAAAGTATAACATCCGCAGTAATGCCATTGCCCCCGGCCCATTCCCTACCAAAGGCGCATGGGACAGGTTGTTCCCGCCTGCCTTACAGGATAAGATGGATGTTTCCAAAAAAGTACCGCTCAAACGCGTAGGCGACCATCAGGAACTGGCCAACCTTGCCGCTTATCTGATGTCCGATTACAGCGCCTACATAAACGGTGAAGTTGTAACCATTGACGGCGGCGAATGGCTCAACGGTGCGGGCGAATTCAACTTCTTGGAGCAGCTCCCCGGCGAGATGTGGGATCAAATTGAGCGCATGGTACGTGGTGCAGGAAAAAGCCAATAA
- a CDS encoding adenosylmethionine--8-amino-7-oxononanoate transaminase: protein MSPVTAPELLTSVIEADANAIWHPFTPLYGLRPPLEVVRSEGAWLHTADGRQILDAISSWWVNLHGHSHPYIAEAIGKQAAELAHVIFAGFTHAPAARLAERLLTILPPNMSKVFYSDNGSTATEVAMKMAFQYFYNLGQHKPKIIAIDGAYHGDTFGAMSVGDRSPFNAPFQPYLFEAVFIPFPDKANEAAVFAQFADEIATGEVGAFIFEPLVQGASGMRMYSAQLLDRMIAHAQQHGVICIADEVMTGFGRTGKLFASLYLNHYPDIICLSKGITGGFLPLGATACTQRIQDAYRSPDLMKTFFHGHSYTANPIACAAANASLDLLLSEQCSAAIARINQKHLQFAAQLAQGNYAVRNVRVLGTILALEIDRTGETSYFHEARNNLYYHFLDKNLLMRPLGNVVYLLPPYCITDEELALAYRAILEII, encoded by the coding sequence ATGAGTCCGGTTACAGCACCTGAATTGCTAACCTCTGTTATTGAAGCTGATGCAAATGCTATCTGGCATCCTTTTACGCCGTTGTACGGCCTTCGTCCGCCCTTAGAAGTAGTGCGTTCAGAGGGTGCATGGCTGCACACTGCCGACGGCAGGCAGATATTGGATGCCATATCTTCATGGTGGGTCAATCTGCACGGGCACAGCCACCCCTACATTGCGGAAGCCATAGGTAAACAAGCTGCCGAGCTGGCACATGTCATTTTTGCAGGCTTTACACACGCGCCTGCGGCAAGGTTGGCAGAACGACTGCTGACCATACTGCCGCCTAATATGAGTAAAGTTTTCTACTCTGACAATGGCAGCACCGCTACCGAAGTGGCTATGAAAATGGCCTTTCAATATTTCTACAATTTAGGGCAACACAAACCCAAAATTATTGCCATAGACGGGGCTTATCACGGCGATACCTTCGGCGCTATGTCCGTCGGCGACCGCAGCCCTTTCAATGCACCCTTCCAGCCGTACTTGTTTGAAGCGGTATTTATTCCTTTCCCCGACAAGGCCAACGAAGCGGCTGTTTTTGCACAGTTTGCCGATGAGATAGCCACCGGAGAAGTAGGCGCTTTCATATTTGAACCCTTGGTGCAGGGTGCAAGCGGTATGCGCATGTACAGTGCCCAACTTTTAGACCGCATGATAGCCCATGCGCAACAGCACGGCGTTATTTGCATTGCCGATGAGGTAATGACAGGTTTCGGCAGAACGGGCAAGTTGTTTGCAAGCCTGTACCTGAACCATTACCCCGATATCATTTGCCTTTCCAAAGGAATTACGGGCGGTTTTCTGCCCTTAGGTGCAACGGCTTGCACTCAGCGCATACAAGATGCCTACCGCAGCCCTGACCTGATGAAAACCTTTTTCCACGGGCACTCCTACACGGCCAACCCGATTGCCTGTGCTGCTGCCAATGCAAGTCTGGACTTGCTGCTCTCCGAACAATGCAGTGCAGCCATCGCCCGCATCAACCAAAAGCATCTGCAATTTGCGGCTCAGTTAGCACAGGGCAACTATGCGGTGCGCAACGTCCGCGTATTGGGAACCATACTTGCGCTGGAAATAGACCGCACGGGCGAAACTTCCTACTTCCACGAAGCCCGCAACAATCTGTACTATCATTTTTTAGATAAAAACCTGTTAATGAGACCCTTAGGAAATGTGGTATATCTATTGCCACCCTATTGTATAACCGATGAAGAGCTTGCACTCGCCTATCGTGCCATTCTTGAAATCATTTAA
- a CDS encoding asparagine synthetase B — MKLLKIPFVLILSVCWSVAAYASYILVPMDKAQQNHLKAYGITYWVLKQEVEAEWLLNYRGGSFMFKYAQKFENELIIRGVSYEVISDAQAVRIKEDIAHPEANMDVMKLEVAPKIAVYSPKTKQPWDDAVTLVLTYAEIPYDIIFDEEVMDGMLPKYDWLHLHHEDFTGQYGKFYRNFSGQPWYQEQQREFEDIARKYGYKKVSQLKLAVVRKIRDYCAGGGFLFAMCSATDTYDIALAAHNTDICDAVYDGDPYDPGANNKLDFSQTLAFKDFRVILDPYDVEYSNIDNQMGERGLTERNDFFRLFQFSAKWDPVPTMLTQNHETNIKGFMGQTTGFKKRLIKSDVLILAETKSCDEARYIHNTFGKGTWTFYGGHDPEDYQHFVGEEPTDLNLHPNSPGYRLILNNILFPAAKKKKQKT; from the coding sequence ATGAAACTACTCAAAATACCATTCGTGCTCATCCTGTCGGTTTGTTGGAGTGTGGCGGCTTATGCTTCCTATATTCTGGTTCCGATGGATAAAGCACAGCAAAACCATCTGAAAGCCTACGGCATTACCTACTGGGTTCTTAAACAAGAAGTAGAAGCGGAGTGGCTGCTCAACTACCGTGGCGGCAGTTTCATGTTCAAATATGCGCAAAAGTTTGAAAACGAACTGATTATACGCGGCGTCAGCTATGAGGTAATTTCCGACGCACAGGCCGTGCGCATCAAAGAAGACATCGCGCATCCCGAAGCCAATATGGACGTGATGAAACTGGAAGTTGCCCCCAAAATTGCCGTTTACTCTCCCAAAACCAAACAGCCGTGGGACGATGCCGTAACCTTAGTGCTCACCTACGCCGAAATTCCCTATGACATCATCTTTGATGAAGAGGTGATGGACGGGATGCTTCCCAAATACGATTGGCTGCACCTTCACCATGAAGACTTCACAGGGCAATACGGAAAATTTTACCGCAACTTCAGCGGTCAGCCTTGGTATCAGGAGCAACAACGCGAATTTGAAGACATTGCCCGTAAGTATGGTTACAAAAAAGTTTCACAACTGAAACTCGCAGTAGTTCGCAAAATCCGCGACTATTGTGCAGGTGGCGGATTTTTATTTGCCATGTGTTCAGCAACCGATACTTACGATATAGCACTTGCTGCTCACAATACAGACATATGCGATGCGGTATATGACGGCGACCCCTACGACCCCGGAGCTAACAACAAGTTAGATTTTTCTCAAACGCTGGCCTTCAAAGATTTCCGCGTGATTTTAGACCCATACGATGTGGAATATTCCAATATTGACAACCAAATGGGCGAACGCGGCCTTACGGAGCGGAACGATTTTTTCCGACTGTTTCAGTTCTCGGCCAAATGGGACCCTGTGCCTACCATGCTTACCCAAAACCACGAAACCAACATTAAAGGATTTATGGGGCAGACAACAGGCTTCAAAAAACGCCTTATCAAATCCGATGTGCTGATTTTGGCCGAGACCAAAAGTTGCGATGAAGCGCGGTATATTCACAACACCTTTGGCAAAGGCACGTGGACATTCTACGGCGGCCATGACCCCGAAGACTACCAGCATTTCGTTGGCGAAGAGCCTACTGACTTGAACCTCCATCCCAACTCACCGGGCTATCGCCTCATACTGAATAACATTCTGTTTCCGGCTGCAAAAAAGAAAAAACAAAAAACCTGA
- a CDS encoding DUF3822 family protein, whose product MENNAFHSLLQLRSSAFNTEHIDQYALCFKLHAGIFEAVAFHIADKILVYYERFSLSKNFPLSETLPQLITQHPFLGAGYWKEIALLEAEYPFVQVPAEFFRADQATEILQLHSNFKPEQMRAAFVHHTAFNLVNVFGCNIEPLTILAELYPLRELQYAHVSDAILHGLHSIPEKLDYRYLHLLVNRNTLIAAFFRAGNLHLLNAYQFDTPEDFIYYVFFITTQLGLDKDETELLLWGDIGASFAGRLSILQRYFPHVSFGSRPKGLQYHYQFDDLENHAAFDLLSAYYLFA is encoded by the coding sequence TTGGAGAATAACGCTTTTCACTCTTTGCTGCAACTGCGCAGCTCGGCTTTCAACACAGAGCATATTGACCAATATGCTCTGTGTTTTAAGTTACATGCAGGTATTTTTGAAGCCGTAGCCTTTCACATTGCCGATAAAATACTTGTGTATTACGAACGTTTCAGCCTATCTAAAAACTTTCCTCTTTCGGAAACTTTACCACAATTGATTACCCAGCATCCGTTTTTGGGTGCGGGTTATTGGAAGGAAATAGCATTACTCGAGGCAGAATATCCTTTTGTGCAGGTGCCTGCCGAATTTTTCAGGGCAGACCAAGCCACGGAAATACTGCAATTGCACAGTAATTTTAAACCCGAACAAATGCGCGCGGCGTTTGTTCATCACACTGCGTTTAATTTGGTAAATGTCTTTGGCTGCAACATCGAGCCGTTAACCATTCTTGCAGAACTTTATCCGCTGCGCGAATTACAATACGCCCACGTAAGCGATGCCATATTGCACGGTTTGCATTCAATCCCCGAAAAATTAGATTACAGATATTTACATCTGCTTGTCAATCGCAATACGCTTATTGCTGCTTTTTTCAGGGCGGGTAATTTGCATTTGCTGAATGCCTATCAGTTCGACACGCCGGAAGATTTTATTTACTACGTATTTTTTATTACTACCCAACTTGGGTTAGATAAAGACGAAACGGAGCTGTTGTTATGGGGAGATATAGGCGCATCATTTGCCGGCCGTCTTTCCATCTTGCAGCGCTACTTTCCTCATGTTAGTTTCGGTTCCAGACCCAAAGGCCTGCAATATCATTACCAGTTTGATGATTTGGAAAATCATGCTGCTTTTGACCTATTAAGCGCTTATTACCTGTTTGCATAA
- a CDS encoding CYTH domain-containing protein, whose translation MPVEIERKFLVKNQDWKKNAEAKVFRQGYLCNDNGKTVRVRIAGEDAFITVKGNAQYISRAEFEYAIPVEDALYMLNALCQRPLIEKTRYYVPYKGLMWEIDEFEGDNSGLIIAEVELTDENQEVPLPPWAGAEVTGDERYYNANLVRNPYKNWK comes from the coding sequence ATGCCTGTAGAAATAGAACGCAAATTTTTAGTTAAAAATCAGGATTGGAAAAAGAACGCCGAAGCCAAAGTGTTCCGGCAAGGGTACTTGTGCAATGACAACGGGAAAACGGTGCGTGTACGCATAGCGGGCGAAGATGCCTTTATTACAGTAAAAGGCAATGCACAGTATATTTCAAGAGCTGAATTTGAATATGCTATTCCCGTAGAAGACGCGCTCTACATGCTAAATGCCCTCTGCCAAAGGCCTCTGATTGAGAAAACACGCTATTATGTGCCTTACAAAGGGCTTATGTGGGAAATAGATGAGTTTGAAGGAGATAACAGCGGGTTAATCATTGCAGAAGTAGAACTGACCGATGAAAATCAGGAAGTTCCTTTGCCGCCTTGGGCAGGTGCCGAAGTAACAGGCGATGAGCGCTACTATAACGCCAATCTGGTGCGCAATCCTTACAAGAACTGGAAGTAG
- a CDS encoding FtsX-like permease family protein, with protein MNTALLIARRYLFSKKKRNFINIISIVSVFGVAIGTAAMVIVLSVFNGLEDFTRSLYSSYHADLEITPVKGKSFAADSVLLARLARIEGVKAVTEVIADDALLRYKDAQIVVKVKGLAANFDQQYPLREKLVGGNFALWQQKTPRAMIGVGVQLQLGIDLGDDMEPLVFWYPRKDKQVNMADPSKNFEQRIILPGGVLAIEQQFDQNHVLVPIEWAEDLMQYKGRRTSIEVKVWKKSDIAAVQHAIRSMIDADNLQVKNSEEQQESIMRAIRIEKLFVFVALAFVLAIASFNIFFTLSMLAIEKQHDIAVLTAMGASAGIIRRIFLTEGFFIAWIGAFSGMVLGFVICFLQMQFGFVSLGIQSSVIQAYPVQMKWADFLSISVLVFAITVLASYAPARRAAAVKVSEML; from the coding sequence ATGAACACTGCGCTCCTGATTGCACGCCGCTATCTTTTCTCGAAGAAAAAGCGAAATTTTATCAATATTATTTCCATTGTATCGGTGTTTGGCGTTGCCATAGGTACTGCCGCTATGGTGATTGTGCTCTCTGTTTTTAACGGGCTTGAAGATTTTACTCGCAGCCTTTACTCGTCCTATCATGCCGACTTGGAAATTACGCCCGTCAAAGGCAAGTCGTTTGCTGCCGATAGTGTATTACTTGCCCGCCTTGCCCGCATAGAAGGCGTAAAGGCTGTTACTGAGGTAATTGCCGACGATGCGCTGCTGCGTTATAAGGACGCTCAAATAGTAGTTAAGGTAAAAGGGCTGGCCGCTAATTTTGACCAGCAATACCCCCTGCGCGAGAAGTTGGTGGGCGGCAATTTTGCACTTTGGCAGCAAAAAACACCGCGTGCGATGATAGGGGTAGGGGTGCAGTTGCAATTGGGAATAGACCTTGGCGACGATATGGAGCCGCTGGTTTTCTGGTATCCCCGCAAAGACAAGCAGGTTAATATGGCCGACCCTTCCAAAAACTTTGAACAGCGCATCATTTTGCCCGGCGGAGTACTTGCCATTGAGCAACAGTTTGACCAAAATCATGTGCTCGTCCCGATTGAATGGGCAGAGGACTTGATGCAGTACAAGGGCAGGCGAACTTCCATTGAGGTAAAAGTTTGGAAGAAAAGCGATATTGCCGCCGTTCAGCATGCTATCCGCAGCATGATAGATGCCGATAACTTACAGGTAAAAAACAGCGAAGAGCAGCAGGAAAGTATTATGCGTGCCATTCGGATAGAAAAACTGTTTGTTTTTGTGGCTTTGGCATTCGTGCTGGCGATTGCTTCGTTCAATATTTTCTTTACGCTGAGCATGTTGGCCATTGAAAAACAGCATGATATTGCCGTGCTAACAGCTATGGGGGCTTCGGCAGGCATAATTCGCCGCATTTTCCTGACGGAGGGTTTTTTTATTGCATGGATTGGCGCTTTCAGCGGAATGGTACTGGGCTTTGTTATTTGCTTTCTGCAAATGCAATTCGGCTTTGTATCGCTGGGTATTCAGTCGTCGGTTATTCAGGCTTATCCGGTGCAAATGAAATGGGCTGACTTTCTGAGTATCAGCGTGTTGGTATTTGCCATTACGGTACTGGCTTCCTATGCGCCCGCGCGCCGCGCAGCAGCCGTTAAGGTTTCGGAAATGCTGTAA
- a CDS encoding M48 family metalloprotease, with protein sequence MKKIFLVAYCLIAASVFHVKAQINLFSIEDEIKLGQQVAQQVESDPKNKILDEKKYAEAYRHLRRITDAILNSGQVRYHKEFPWQVKIIHNDSILNAFCAPGGYIYVYTGIIKFLDTEDQLAGVMAHEIAHADRRHSTNNLTKMYGIAALTDIVLGKNQNRLTQIAQGLVGLQFSRNHERDADNQSVIYLCNTEYEANGAAGFFEKMLQMRAAEPPAFLSTHPASASRVRDINAAARARNCTAKTSQKNYQAFKNSLPK encoded by the coding sequence ATGAAAAAAATTTTTTTAGTTGCTTACTGCCTGATAGCAGCATCTGTTTTCCACGTAAAAGCACAGATTAATCTGTTTTCCATTGAAGATGAAATCAAACTGGGGCAGCAGGTTGCCCAACAGGTAGAATCTGACCCCAAAAACAAGATTTTGGATGAGAAAAAATATGCAGAAGCCTATCGGCATTTGCGCCGCATTACCGATGCCATTCTTAACTCAGGGCAGGTGCGCTACCACAAGGAGTTTCCGTGGCAAGTAAAAATTATTCACAATGACAGCATCCTCAATGCCTTCTGTGCGCCGGGCGGCTATATTTACGTGTACACAGGTATTATCAAATTTCTGGATACGGAAGACCAACTGGCAGGCGTAATGGCGCATGAAATTGCCCATGCCGACCGCCGACACTCAACCAATAACTTGACCAAAATGTACGGTATTGCAGCACTTACCGATATTGTTTTGGGTAAAAACCAAAATCGGCTGACACAGATTGCACAGGGATTAGTGGGTTTGCAATTCAGCCGCAACCATGAGCGGGACGCTGACAATCAGTCTGTTATTTACCTCTGCAATACCGAGTATGAAGCCAACGGTGCAGCGGGCTTCTTTGAAAAAATGCTGCAAATGCGTGCTGCCGAGCCCCCTGCATTTTTAAGCACCCATCCTGCCTCGGCTTCTCGCGTACGCGACATCAACGCAGCAGCACGCGCCAGAAATTGTACAGCCAAAACAAGTCAAAAAAATTATCAAGCCTTTAAAAACAGCCTGCCCAAATAA
- a CDS encoding DUF2795 domain-containing protein, which produces MYWTLELASYLEDAPWPATKDELIDYSVRSGAPLEVVENLQELEDDGQPYESIEEIWPDYPTREDFLFNDDEY; this is translated from the coding sequence ATGTATTGGACACTTGAATTAGCCTCTTATCTTGAAGATGCACCTTGGCCTGCAACAAAGGACGAGTTGATTGATTATTCTGTGCGCTCAGGCGCGCCATTGGAAGTAGTAGAAAATCTTCAGGAACTTGAAGATGACGGTCAACCTTACGAAAGCATCGAGGAAATATGGCCTGATTATCCGACAAGAGAAGATTTCCTCTTTAACGATGATGAGTATTAA
- a CDS encoding aminotransferase class I/II-fold pyridoxal phosphate-dependent enzyme, producing the protein MSIQKRIQEQLNKREQQGNLRRLKPEREGADFFSNDYLGLAQSPALARVVAERYSALEKPRMGATGSRLLSGNSALAMRLEQKLARVFEAEAALLFNSGYVANMALIASLAQKGDLILYDELVHASLREGYRLSFADRKAFLHNNLSDLEQKLQSARQTHAAGCVFVITESVYSMDGDNAVLADMVDLCNRYGAYLLIDEAHSTGIFGQNGNGLACELGLQQHFLARVYTFGKAIGAHGACIVGKQWLIDYLVNFGRPFIYSTAMPDHTLVSIDAAFDYIGQHPELNMQLRQVIALYHELAAELRLPEGVQLICNQSPIQALVVPGNDRCKALADSLMQQKCLALPILAPTVPAGAERLRICLHAFNTAEEINRLVAQIARFFA; encoded by the coding sequence ATGTCTATTCAGAAACGTATTCAGGAGCAACTAAATAAGCGAGAGCAACAGGGCAATCTCCGAAGGTTAAAACCTGAGCGGGAAGGTGCCGATTTTTTTTCCAATGATTATTTGGGGCTGGCGCAATCGCCTGCACTTGCTCGGGTGGTTGCCGAACGCTATTCTGCATTGGAAAAGCCCCGCATGGGAGCTACCGGCTCGCGTTTGCTTTCAGGCAACAGTGCCTTGGCTATGCGGTTAGAACAAAAGCTCGCCCGAGTGTTTGAGGCAGAGGCAGCATTGTTGTTCAATTCGGGCTATGTGGCCAACATGGCGCTGATAGCTTCATTGGCACAAAAAGGCGATTTGATTCTGTACGATGAATTGGTACATGCCAGCCTGCGGGAAGGCTATCGGCTCAGTTTTGCCGACCGAAAGGCCTTTTTGCACAATAATTTGTCCGATTTGGAACAAAAACTGCAATCGGCACGGCAAACACATGCGGCAGGTTGTGTATTTGTTATCACGGAGTCGGTTTATTCTATGGATGGCGATAATGCCGTATTGGCCGATATGGTGGACTTATGCAATCGTTACGGCGCTTATTTGCTGATAGATGAGGCGCATAGCACAGGTATTTTCGGGCAAAACGGCAATGGGCTTGCGTGTGAATTGGGTTTGCAGCAACATTTTTTGGCAAGAGTTTATACCTTTGGAAAAGCGATTGGTGCACATGGGGCGTGCATTGTCGGCAAGCAGTGGCTGATAGACTATTTGGTGAACTTTGGCCGACCGTTTATTTACAGCACTGCCATGCCCGACCATACGCTGGTCAGCATTGATGCTGCTTTTGATTATATTGGCCAACATCCCGAACTCAATATGCAATTGCGGCAAGTTATTGCGCTCTACCACGAACTGGCGGCGGAGTTGCGGTTGCCCGAAGGTGTGCAACTCATTTGCAATCAAAGCCCGATTCAGGCGTTGGTAGTGCCGGGGAACGACCGATGCAAAGCCCTTGCCGACTCGTTGATGCAACAAAAATGCCTTGCCTTGCCTATTTTAGCGCCTACCGTGCCGGCGGGTGCCGAGCGTTTGCGCATTTGCCTGCACGCTTTCAATACCGCAGAAGAAATTAATCGTCTGGTCGCACAAATAGCCCGCTTTTTTGCATGA